A genomic window from Labeo rohita strain BAU-BD-2019 chromosome 6, IGBB_LRoh.1.0, whole genome shotgun sequence includes:
- the faimb gene encoding fas apoptotic inhibitory molecule b, protein MSGDIVGAWDVSLSDGVYRTEFEHGTTTGKRVIYINGKEVLRRDWMFKLVGKETFLVGNTDTKATISIEAITGFSYEYTLEINGKSLQTFLDNRAKVSKTWVLKLGGVDYRIVLEKDTMEVWCNGQKIETMGEFTENGSETHFAVENHECCIKATSSGRKRNGIVHSLLVDGIRIEEAIE, encoded by the exons ATGTCCGGAGACATTGTGGGAGCGTGGGATGTCTCACTAAGTGATGGGGTTTACCGAACTGAGTTTGAACATGGAACAACAACAGGGAAACGAGTAATTTACATTAACGGGAAG GAGGTGTTAAGGAGGGATTGGATGTTCAAACTGGTGGGCAAAGAAACTTTCCTTGTTGGAAACACAGATACAAAAGCAACCATAAGTATTGAGGCGATCACTGGGTTCTCCTATGAGTACACACTGGAAATCAACGGAAAAAGTCTCCAAACCTTTTTGGACAACCGAGCAAAAGTTTCCAAAACATGGGTGCTGAAACTGGGTGGTGTTGATTACAGGATAGTTCTAG AGAAAGACACTATGGAGGTATGGTGCAATGGGCAGAAAATTGAGACTATG gGGGAGTTTACAGAGAATGGAAGCGAGACACACTTTGCAGTGGAGAACCATGAATGCTGCATTAAAGCAACAAGTAGTGGAAGGAAACGAAACGGAATAGTTCATTCCCTGCTGGTGGATGGAATCAGGATAGAAGAGGCCATTGAGTAA